One Streptomyces sp. CNQ-509 DNA window includes the following coding sequences:
- a CDS encoding PDR/VanB family oxidoreductase, which produces MTADTHDLDLVVDGRHVAADGVLALTLRRPGGELPAWEPGAHVDLLLDGGLVRQYSLCSDPADRRTWRIAVLREAAGRGGSAQVHDRLHEGTKVRARGPRNTFALRPAARYRFIAGGIGITPILPMVAAADAAGADWSLLYGGRTRASMAFTGELARYGDRVGIAPQDESGLLDLAPYLAGAGPDTLVYCCGPAPLLDAVAQQCGGRPPGTLHMERFQPRTAPREGTDHAFEVVLAHSGRTLTVPADASVLDTVRAAGVEVLYSCTEGTCGTCETDVLEGTPDHRDSLLSEEEREAGESMMICVSRCRGPRLVLGL; this is translated from the coding sequence ATGACGGCGGACACCCACGACCTCGACCTCGTCGTCGACGGCAGGCACGTGGCCGCCGACGGGGTGCTCGCCCTCACGCTCCGCCGCCCGGGCGGGGAACTGCCCGCTTGGGAGCCGGGGGCGCACGTGGACCTCCTCCTGGACGGCGGGCTCGTCCGGCAGTACTCGCTGTGCTCGGACCCCGCGGACCGCAGGACCTGGCGGATCGCGGTGCTGCGCGAGGCGGCCGGGCGGGGCGGCTCCGCGCAGGTGCACGACCGGCTGCACGAGGGCACGAAGGTCCGGGCCCGCGGCCCACGCAACACCTTCGCGCTCCGCCCGGCCGCGCGCTACCGGTTCATCGCCGGCGGCATCGGCATCACCCCGATCCTGCCGATGGTCGCCGCCGCCGACGCGGCGGGCGCGGACTGGTCGCTGCTCTACGGCGGCCGCACCCGCGCCTCGATGGCCTTCACCGGCGAACTGGCCCGCTACGGCGACCGGGTCGGCATCGCCCCGCAGGACGAGTCGGGCCTCCTCGACCTCGCGCCGTACCTGGCCGGGGCCGGACCGGACACGCTCGTCTACTGCTGCGGCCCCGCCCCGCTGCTGGACGCGGTGGCACAGCAGTGCGGCGGCCGGCCGCCGGGGACGCTGCACATGGAGCGCTTCCAGCCGCGCACGGCGCCGCGCGAGGGCACCGACCACGCCTTCGAGGTGGTGCTCGCACACTCCGGCAGGACGCTCACCGTGCCGGCGGACGCGTCCGTCCTCGACACCGTACGGGCGGCGGGCGTCGAAGTGCTCTACTCCTGCACCGAGGGCACCTGCGGCACGTGTGAGACGGACGTCCTTGAGGGCACGCCGGACCACCGCGACTCGCTGCTGAGCGAGGAGGAGCGGGAGGCGGGAGAGTCGATGATGATCTGCGTGTCCCGCTGCCGGGGGCCCCGGCTGGTACTGGGCCTCTGA
- a CDS encoding HAD family phosphatase → MTTAAAAAGPIGTPHDGLVPQLHGLHAVVFDTDEIITDSAPVHAAAWKAAFDAVLHARPPADPALRGTFDPVGDYRRHVDGKHRIDGATDFLTTRGMTLPLGTPRDAPGTDSVWAVVAAKEAAFTARLDEHRVEAYPGAVHLLDRLRRADVPCAAVSASRHTRDLLLRAGVRAYFACLVDGRDTAHLDLKDAPAPDLFLEAARRLAVEPSAAAVVGFAFAGVEAGRRGGFALVVGVDRTGTEASATELRRHGADVVVHDLAELLDS, encoded by the coding sequence ATGACGACCGCAGCCGCGGCAGCCGGTCCGATCGGCACGCCTCACGACGGGCTGGTGCCGCAACTGCACGGCCTGCACGCCGTGGTGTTCGACACCGACGAGATCATCACCGACTCGGCCCCGGTGCACGCCGCCGCCTGGAAGGCCGCCTTCGACGCCGTTCTGCATGCCCGTCCGCCCGCGGACCCGGCGCTGCGCGGCACGTTCGACCCGGTCGGGGACTACCGGCGCCACGTCGACGGCAAGCACCGCATCGACGGCGCCACGGACTTCCTCACCACCCGCGGGATGACCCTGCCCCTCGGCACTCCCCGGGATGCCCCGGGCACCGACAGCGTGTGGGCCGTCGTCGCGGCCAAGGAGGCGGCCTTTACCGCCCGCCTGGACGAGCACCGCGTCGAGGCGTACCCGGGCGCCGTGCACCTGCTGGACCGGCTGCGCCGGGCCGACGTGCCCTGCGCGGCCGTCTCGGCCTCCCGGCACACCCGGGACCTGCTGCTCCGGGCCGGCGTACGGGCCTACTTCGCCTGCCTGGTCGACGGCCGGGACACCGCTCACCTGGACCTGAAGGACGCACCTGCGCCGGACCTGTTCCTCGAAGCCGCCCGGCGGCTGGCCGTCGAGCCGTCCGCCGCCGCCGTCGTCGGGTTCGCCTTCGCCGGCGTCGAGGCGGGCCGGCGCGGCGGCTTCGCCCTGGTGGTCGGCGTGGACCGGACCGGCACGGAGGCCAGCGCCACCGAGCTGCGGCGGCACGGCGCGGACGTGGTGGTGCACGACCTTGCAGAGCTGCTCGACTCATGA
- a CDS encoding aromatic ring-hydroxylating dioxygenase subunit alpha: protein MPPFARNQWYVTAYGHEVGRELIARTVLGEPIALYRTEDEAAEVVALADRCVHRRFPLSQGRLDGDTVVCGYHGFTYDSTGACVFVPGQKRVPRTARVRSYPVVEQDSFVWVWIGDPAVADPRTIPRAAHLADPGWISVSGMETIRCDYGLLVDNLLDLSHETYLHGGYIGTPEVAETPIATEVDEGAGIVRVSRHMDDAACPPFYARSTGLEGRITRWQDIEYHAPCLYLLHSRIAPVGVLPEADGSDPHAFHTEITYAITPSAPGAVYDFWAVSRDFARDDPEVTAFLRDSNHTVVMQDVDALHVLQEALDREQDGYQELSINIDTGGLAARRILARLAEEGEKPVERVS from the coding sequence ATGCCCCCGTTCGCGAGGAACCAGTGGTACGTCACGGCCTACGGCCACGAGGTCGGCCGGGAGCTGATCGCCCGGACGGTCCTCGGCGAGCCGATCGCCCTCTACCGGACCGAGGACGAAGCGGCCGAGGTCGTCGCCCTGGCAGACCGTTGTGTGCACCGCCGCTTCCCGCTGTCGCAGGGCCGCCTGGACGGCGACACGGTGGTGTGCGGCTACCACGGCTTCACGTACGACAGCACCGGCGCCTGCGTCTTCGTCCCGGGGCAGAAGCGCGTTCCGCGCACCGCCCGCGTCCGCTCCTACCCCGTCGTCGAGCAGGACTCCTTCGTCTGGGTCTGGATCGGTGACCCCGCGGTCGCCGACCCGCGGACCATCCCGCGGGCCGCGCACCTGGCGGACCCGGGGTGGATCTCGGTCAGCGGCATGGAGACCATCCGCTGCGACTACGGACTGCTCGTCGACAACCTGCTGGACCTCTCCCACGAGACGTACCTGCACGGCGGCTACATCGGCACCCCCGAGGTCGCCGAGACCCCGATCGCCACGGAGGTCGACGAGGGCGCCGGCATCGTCCGCGTCAGCCGGCACATGGACGACGCCGCGTGCCCGCCGTTCTACGCGCGCTCCACCGGCCTCGAGGGCCGCATCACCCGCTGGCAGGACATCGAGTACCACGCCCCCTGCCTGTACCTGCTGCACAGCCGTATCGCGCCCGTCGGCGTCCTGCCGGAGGCGGACGGCAGCGATCCGCACGCCTTCCACACCGAGATCACCTACGCCATCACGCCCTCGGCGCCCGGCGCGGTCTACGACTTCTGGGCCGTCTCCCGGGACTTCGCACGCGACGACCCGGAGGTCACGGCATTCTTGCGGGACTCCAACCACACCGTGGTGATGCAGGACGTCGACGCGCTCCATGTCCTCCAGGAGGCCCTGGACCGCGAACAGGACGGCTACCAGGAGCTGAGCATCAACATCGACACCGGCGGCCTCGCGGCCCGGCGCATCCTGGCCCGGCTCGCCGAGGAGGGCGAGAAGCCGGTGGAGCGCGTCTCGTGA
- a CDS encoding MarR family winged helix-turn-helix transcriptional regulator, whose product MRGLHTDTGYLLYRLGLRSGRLFNATLEESGLRLRHYALLRYLASAEGALQRELSERLGYDPSAIVNLVDDLERLGLVVRRPSPDDRRSRIVVLTDRGRDTLRDTDKGGRRVTDELLAPLHPDERAALHALLLRIAEPGPD is encoded by the coding sequence ATGCGCGGCCTGCACACCGACACCGGCTACCTCCTCTACCGGCTCGGGCTGCGCTCCGGCCGCCTGTTCAACGCCACCCTCGAGGAGTCCGGGCTGCGGCTGCGGCACTACGCGCTGCTGCGCTACCTGGCCTCGGCGGAGGGCGCCCTGCAGCGGGAGCTGAGCGAGCGCCTCGGCTACGACCCGAGCGCGATCGTGAACCTCGTGGACGATCTGGAGCGGCTGGGCCTCGTCGTCCGCAGGCCGTCGCCGGACGACCGCCGCAGCCGCATCGTCGTCCTCACCGACCGCGGCCGGGACACGCTGCGCGACACCGACAAGGGCGGGCGCCGGGTCACCGACGAGCTGCTCGCCCCGCTGCACCCCGACGAGCGGGCCGCCCTGCACGCACTGCTGCTGCGTATCGCGGAACCCGGACCGGACTGA
- a CDS encoding IclR family transcriptional regulator — translation MPAPAGQPPPGRSPGTARTPSRSSRSAADRLLAVLGAFDHAHPALSLTEIAQRADLSLATAHRLAGALAAWGALERDERGGYHIGLRLWELAALAPRGPALREAALPYLEDLYESTHENVHLAVRDGLDVVYLERISGRAAVGVRSRVGARWPLHATGVGLVLLAHSPAAVQEQVCARPLAAFTPYTLSDSDSLRRALAEVRRTGCAVSDRQITDDALSVAAPVRGPRGAVVASVSLVVHAAGAQPPALIPAVRLAGRGISRALGWRPGAAPG, via the coding sequence ATGCCGGCCCCCGCAGGACAGCCGCCGCCGGGACGCAGCCCCGGCACCGCGCGCACGCCCTCCCGGTCCTCCCGGTCGGCGGCGGACCGGCTGCTCGCCGTCCTGGGCGCGTTCGACCACGCCCACCCGGCGCTGTCCCTCACGGAGATCGCACAGCGCGCCGACCTCTCGCTGGCTACCGCCCACCGGCTGGCGGGGGCCCTGGCCGCGTGGGGCGCGCTGGAACGCGACGAGAGGGGCGGCTACCACATCGGGCTGCGGCTGTGGGAACTCGCGGCGCTGGCCCCGCGCGGCCCGGCGCTGCGCGAAGCCGCGCTGCCCTACCTGGAGGACCTCTACGAGTCGACCCACGAGAACGTGCATCTCGCCGTCCGCGACGGCCTGGACGTCGTGTACCTGGAGCGGATCTCCGGGCGCGCCGCCGTCGGCGTACGCAGCCGGGTCGGGGCGCGCTGGCCGCTGCACGCGACGGGCGTGGGCCTCGTCCTCCTCGCGCACAGCCCCGCGGCCGTCCAGGAGCAGGTCTGCGCACGCCCGCTGGCGGCCTTCACGCCGTACACCCTGTCCGACTCCGACAGCCTGCGCCGCGCCCTGGCCGAGGTGCGGCGCACCGGCTGCGCCGTGAGCGACCGTCAGATCACCGACGACGCGCTGTCCGTGGCCGCCCCCGTGCGCGGCCCGCGCGGCGCCGTGGTGGCGTCGGTGTCCCTCGTCGTACACGCCGCCGGTGCGCAGCCCCCGGCACTGATCCCCGCCGTGCGGCTGGCCGGGCGCGGCATCTCCCGGGCGCTGGGATGGCGGCCGGGCGCCGCTCCCGGCTGA
- a CDS encoding SDR family NAD(P)-dependent oxidoreductase: protein MDLTGKVAVVTGSGRGLGLAYAAALARAGASVVVNDIDTGVAEEAAKSLRASGGSAVAEAVAVGTAEAAERLVGRAVAEFGRLDVMVTNAGILRDRVLWKMADDDFDAVVSTHLRGTFTCARAAVVRMREQGEGGSLVLVGSPAGQRGNFGQTNYAAVKAGIAAMARTWSMELARSRITVNAIVPVAATAMTENIPAFAPYVEAMHRGEPLPGFLRKGEGFGTPEDCAALLPFLASDAARDLTGQCIGIGGDRLALWSHPQETAVAYADGGWTPEAIAAAWHTSVGREPQSVGIPAPVFPEA, encoded by the coding sequence CTGGACCTGACCGGCAAGGTCGCGGTCGTGACCGGCAGCGGCCGCGGCCTCGGGCTGGCCTACGCCGCCGCGCTGGCCCGGGCCGGGGCGTCCGTCGTCGTCAACGACATCGACACCGGCGTCGCCGAGGAGGCCGCGAAGTCCCTGCGGGCGTCCGGGGGCAGCGCCGTCGCCGAGGCCGTCGCCGTCGGCACCGCGGAGGCCGCCGAGCGCCTGGTCGGCCGCGCCGTGGCGGAGTTCGGGCGGCTCGACGTCATGGTCACCAACGCCGGCATCCTGCGCGACAGGGTGCTGTGGAAGATGGCCGACGACGACTTCGACGCCGTCGTCAGCACCCACCTGCGGGGCACCTTCACCTGTGCCCGCGCCGCCGTGGTGCGCATGCGCGAGCAGGGCGAGGGCGGCAGCCTGGTGCTCGTCGGCTCCCCGGCGGGCCAGCGTGGCAACTTCGGGCAGACCAACTACGCCGCCGTCAAGGCCGGCATCGCCGCCATGGCCCGCACCTGGTCCATGGAGCTGGCCCGCTCGCGCATCACCGTGAACGCGATCGTCCCGGTCGCCGCCACCGCGATGACCGAGAACATCCCGGCCTTCGCCCCCTACGTCGAGGCGATGCACCGCGGCGAGCCGCTGCCCGGATTCCTGCGCAAGGGCGAGGGCTTCGGCACCCCGGAGGACTGCGCGGCGCTCCTGCCGTTCCTCGCCTCCGACGCCGCCCGCGACCTCACCGGGCAGTGCATCGGCATCGGGGGCGACCGGCTCGCCCTGTGGTCGCACCCGCAGGAGACAGCCGTCGCGTACGCCGACGGGGGCTGGACGCCGGAGGCCATCGCCGCCGCCTGGCACACCTCGGTCGGCCGCGAGCCGCAGTCGGTGGGCATCCCCGCCCCGGTCTTCCCGGAGGCGTGA
- a CDS encoding amidohydrolase family protein — protein sequence MDVDGLAAIDVHTHAEVSSKGHASLDEGLHEASSAYFKVRGKRRPTLEETAAYYRERNMAAVVFTVDAESATGTAPVPNEEVAEAAAANPDVLIPFASIDPFRGRAGVQQARRLVEEYGVRGFKFHPSIQGFYPDDRLAYGLYEVIEETGAIALFHTGQTGIGAGVPGGGGIRLKYSDPMRVDDVAADFPHLKIILAHPSFPWQDEALAVATHKPGVHIDLSGWSPKYFPPLLVKYANSLLKDKVLFGSDYPVLTPDRWLADFAELPIKDEVRPAILKENAARLLGLTRS from the coding sequence ATCGACGTCGACGGTCTCGCCGCGATCGACGTCCACACGCACGCCGAGGTGTCCTCGAAGGGGCACGCCTCCCTCGACGAGGGCCTGCACGAGGCATCCAGCGCCTATTTCAAGGTCCGGGGCAAGCGCAGACCCACCCTGGAGGAGACCGCCGCTTACTACCGCGAGCGGAACATGGCCGCGGTCGTCTTCACCGTCGACGCCGAGTCCGCCACCGGCACCGCGCCCGTCCCCAACGAGGAGGTCGCCGAGGCCGCCGCCGCCAACCCGGACGTGCTCATCCCCTTCGCGAGCATCGATCCCTTCCGCGGCCGGGCGGGCGTGCAGCAGGCCCGCCGCCTGGTCGAGGAGTACGGGGTGCGCGGCTTCAAGTTCCACCCCAGCATCCAGGGGTTCTACCCCGACGACCGCCTCGCCTACGGGCTGTACGAGGTGATCGAGGAGACCGGCGCCATCGCCCTGTTCCACACCGGGCAGACCGGCATCGGCGCGGGCGTCCCCGGCGGTGGCGGGATCCGCCTGAAGTACTCCGACCCGATGCGCGTGGACGACGTGGCGGCCGACTTCCCGCATCTGAAGATCATCCTGGCGCATCCGTCATTCCCCTGGCAGGACGAGGCCCTGGCCGTGGCCACCCACAAGCCCGGGGTCCACATCGACCTCTCCGGCTGGTCGCCGAAGTACTTCCCGCCGCTGCTGGTCAAGTACGCCAACAGCCTGCTGAAGGACAAGGTGCTGTTCGGCTCCGACTACCCCGTCCTCACCCCCGACAGGTGGCTCGCCGACTTCGCCGAGCTGCCCATCAAGGACGAGGTCAGGCCAGCGATTCTGAAGGAGAACGCAGCCCGGCTGCTCGGGCTCACCCGCTCGTAA
- a CDS encoding universal stress protein, with protein MSGCVVAVIDGSESSAAAVDWAAGEAVTLGAELRLVHVAAAKPEPPADTPAPGIGLLLERAARHLAGRHPALQVTTRLRHGDPGVEPAPAGAEAEAGLLVLGAPGPESSGGVVSALVARASCAVALVPAGEREPDSGEVVLGIDAHHADQPAVDLAFATAQRRGAVLRAVHAWGLPPAAERLSYAVPEEDRGEWEDQEVQRLSDTLRGWRERYPAVHVHDDLRLLPPDEALVAASARAERIVVGRGGTRLSPTTEAVLQRARCPVVVVPAT; from the coding sequence ATGTCAGGATGCGTCGTCGCCGTGATCGACGGCTCCGAGAGCAGCGCCGCGGCTGTGGACTGGGCGGCCGGAGAAGCCGTCACGCTGGGGGCGGAACTGCGGCTGGTGCACGTCGCCGCGGCGAAGCCGGAGCCACCCGCGGACACCCCCGCCCCCGGCATCGGTCTGCTCCTGGAGCGGGCTGCCCGGCACCTGGCCGGTCGGCATCCGGCGCTGCAGGTCACGACACGGCTGCGGCACGGTGACCCGGGAGTGGAGCCTGCCCCGGCCGGGGCGGAGGCGGAGGCCGGACTGCTGGTGCTGGGGGCGCCCGGCCCGGAGAGCTCCGGCGGTGTGGTGTCCGCCCTGGTGGCGCGCGCCTCCTGCGCGGTGGCGCTGGTGCCGGCGGGGGAGCGGGAGCCGGACAGCGGCGAGGTGGTCCTCGGTATCGACGCCCACCACGCGGACCAGCCCGCGGTGGACCTGGCCTTCGCCACGGCCCAGCGCCGCGGAGCCGTGCTGCGCGCCGTGCACGCCTGGGGCTTGCCGCCGGCCGCCGAGCGGCTGTCGTACGCGGTGCCGGAGGAGGATCGCGGGGAGTGGGAGGACCAGGAGGTCCAGCGGCTCAGCGACACGCTGCGCGGCTGGCGAGAGAGGTACCCGGCGGTGCACGTGCACGACGACCTGCGGCTGCTGCCCCCGGATGAGGCGCTGGTCGCGGCGTCCGCACGTGCCGAACGTATTGTCGTCGGCCGCGGCGGCACGCGGCTGAGTCCCACGACCGAGGCCGTTCTGCAACGCGCCCGCTGCCCCGTGGTGGTCGTACCGGCTACCTGA